The DNA window CATGAAGGATATATTACCGTGGGGTGTTTCGAGGATGGTTCACCGGGCGAGGTTTTTATCAAAATGTCCAAAGGTGGATCTACCATCTCCGGGCTCATGGATACTATTGGAGTGTTAATGTCCTCAAGCCTTCAATACGGGGTACCGCTGGAAACTCTGGTCCGGAAATTCACCCACGTGCGTTTTGAACCCGAAGGGTTTACACCCAATCCTGATATCCCCATGGCCAAGTCTGTTATCGACTATCTCGTCCGCTGGATGGGTATGGAATTCATCCCCGGCTACCGGGAAAAAATGTCACCTAAAGCGCGCGCCGAAGCCAAAGCCGCCGAGCAGGAAGTATTGGAGGGAACAGTTTTTACCGGCCCGGATTATCAATTGGATCTGGCACTTTCTGAAAAGAGTGGAGAGACCTGTCCCGATTGTGGGTCGAACAAAATTCGCAAAACCGGAACATGCGGCGTCTGCATGGACTGTGGAACCAGCCTTGGGTGTTCTTGAACAAATACAGGTAATCGAAGAAGATTTACCGTTGCGAAGGTGGTGTTGGTTCAGTCTCTCAAGTTTGATAAAACAGTAACGATCGCACAAATTGATTGCTCCTTATCGGTCTTTTTATCTCCTACTTCCTGGTCACATAAACGTAATACGCGCTAGCGATCGTTTCTCTTCGATCATCGTCAAACCAGGTGTGCAACGCCATGGGACCTTGTTCCAGCTTAACTGTAAAACTGGCGTGAGTATCACCCGGGCTAACTTTTTGTGTAAGACCTTCAAATCCATAAGGTGGTTTTTCGGCAATGTCCAGGTGTTGAAAATCGCTGATGAACATCCTGGCTACTGCAATGGGTAACGCCACCCCTCCGTCCGGACTTGGATCCATCAATGGCAAATCCAATTCTTTTGGCCAACGGCGCAACTCAAATTCATACTCGCCAGCCTGGGCTACATCGAGAAGCCAATAGCCAGACTTGCGGGTGCCTATTTTGATTTGACGTTGTTGATCTACGAATACGTCCAGCCATTCGCACCCGGTAATCATCATCGGGTTTTCAATATCATCGCCAATAATAATTCGTTGAGGTTCGTTGGCGGTGGGCCCTACCCGATTCCACCAATCGTAGAGTACATTTCTCATCTTGGCGACTACCTCAGGATGTTGATCGAATACGTCTGTTTCCTGGAGAGGATCCGTCTCACGGTTGTAAAGCTGCCGGTCTTCCAACAAACGCCAACCCTTCCAAAGCACACCGGCATGGTTCCGTTTAAGGATAGACTGCGTATAAGGTGAAGGAATGTTAAATCCACCTGGCATCCGACTGTAATTTATAATCAGGGTACGATCTTCCGACACCTCCTCTGCTCCGAGCAGGACTCTGGCCAGACTCATACCATCAAAATTTTTTGCAGCAAAGGATTGGATGCCGCACAGATCCAGCAACGTGGGGAAAAGGTCCTGCACTTGAGTTAGACCATCAATGTCCCTGGGTGACATGAGTCGGCCATTGGGCCAACTTATGAAACAGGGGACACGATGTCCACCGTCCCACAATTGCGTTTTCATCCCGCGCATGTCGGCATTGTAATACTTGGGACCTTGGGTGCTTCCGTTGTCGGTTTTAAAAATCAAAATCGTATCTTCCCGCAGTCCTTCCTTCTCGAGAAACTCCATGAGTTTTCCCATGTTGGTATCAATATTCCTAACCATACCAAGGTAGCTACTCAGCGAATCTTTCAAACCCTCATCCAGGTGAGACAAGGTCGACTTCTCAAAGGCTTCCGCAATCGCTTTTTTATCTTCTTCTTTTGCGATAAGCGGCCCATGCGGCGTGTTGGTAGCAATGTATGTAAAAAACGGTTTACCAGACTTTGCGTTTTTCTTCATAAACTTCATCGCTTCATCGAAGAAAATATCAGTGCAATAACCTTTGTAAGCCTTGCGCTCCCCGTTGGTGATGTAGGTATCGTCGAAATAGTCATTTCCCCAGAAATCGGGGACCGAGCTGATGTGTGACGATGGGAACCAAATGGTTTCATCAAAGCCCCGATCTTCCGGACGGAATGGATAATTGTCACCCAAGTGCCATTTTCCGTAAATCCCGGTAGCATAACCGTTTTCTCCCAAAACATCAGCAATCGTCGGCAATTCCGCACGAAGTAAAGAACGCCCGCTACT is part of the Verrucomicrobiota bacterium genome and encodes:
- a CDS encoding arylsulfatase — protein: MIRRVFSTLIFLTALVSFLNARPNVIIVMTDDQGYPELSVHGNPVLQTPFLDKLHSQSLRLIDYHVSPMCTPTRGQLLTGMDAARNGAINVSSGRSLLRAELPTIADVLGENGYATGIYGKWHLGDNYPFRPEDRGFDETIWFPSSHISSVPDFWGNDYFDDTYITNGERKAYKGYCTDIFFDEAMKFMKKNAKSGKPFFTYIATNTPHGPLIAKEEDKKAIAEAFEKSTLSHLDEGLKDSLSSYLGMVRNIDTNMGKLMEFLEKEGLREDTILIFKTDNGSTQGPKYYNADMRGMKTQLWDGGHRVPCFISWPNGRLMSPRDIDGLTQVQDLFPTLLDLCGIQSFAAKNFDGMSLARVLLGAEEVSEDRTLIINYSRMPGGFNIPSPYTQSILKRNHAGVLWKGWRLLEDRQLYNRETDPLQETDVFDQHPEVVAKMRNVLYDWWNRVGPTANEPQRIIIGDDIENPMMITGCEWLDVFVDQQRQIKIGTRKSGYWLLDVAQAGEYEFELRRWPKELDLPLMDPSPDGGVALPIAVARMFISDFQHLDIAEKPPYGFEGLTQKVSPGDTHASFTVKLEQGPMALHTWFDDDRRETIASAYYVYVTRK